A window of the Streptomyces sp. NBC_01351 genome harbors these coding sequences:
- a CDS encoding PP2C family protein-serine/threonine phosphatase: MSYVAVTALSHSGLVRDHNEDSLVVGPWTLCGTVTESPQTFLFPLGRPLVVAVADGLGGQPAGEVASALVVRQLASLGPSLVGEESVGDALKLCNGMVYSAADGRPELTAMGTTVAGALLLGESLLSFNVGDSRVYHADKGGLCQVSVDDSPPPEPGHRTTSLVTQVLGGSRAYSPVTPHMASFPLAGDDRYLLCSDGLTDPLPDEEIDGLLRVHDDEKAAYELWKAAIEAGGPDNITLALVRINA, translated from the coding sequence ACTGGTGCGCGATCACAACGAGGACAGCCTGGTCGTCGGCCCGTGGACGCTGTGCGGGACGGTGACCGAGAGCCCCCAGACCTTCCTGTTCCCGCTCGGCCGTCCGCTGGTCGTGGCGGTCGCCGACGGGCTCGGCGGGCAGCCGGCCGGCGAGGTGGCCAGTGCGCTCGTCGTACGGCAGCTCGCCTCGCTCGGCCCCTCCCTGGTCGGCGAGGAGAGCGTCGGTGACGCGCTGAAGCTGTGCAACGGCATGGTGTACTCGGCCGCCGACGGCCGGCCGGAGCTGACCGCCATGGGCACCACCGTGGCCGGCGCACTCCTCCTCGGGGAGTCGCTGCTGTCCTTCAACGTCGGCGACAGCCGGGTCTACCACGCCGACAAGGGCGGGCTGTGCCAGGTCAGCGTGGACGACAGCCCGCCCCCGGAGCCGGGCCACCGCACCACCTCGCTCGTCACACAGGTGCTCGGCGGCAGCCGCGCGTACAGCCCCGTGACCCCCCACATGGCGTCCTTCCCGCTCGCCGGGGACGACCGCTACCTGCTCTGCAGCGACGGGCTCACCGACCCGCTGCCCGACGAGGAGATCGACGGGCTGCTCCGGGTCCACGACGACGAGAAGGCCGCCTACGAGCTGTGGAAGGCCGCCATCGAGGCCGGCGGCCCCGACAACATCACCCTCGCGCTCGTCCGGATCAACGCGTAG
- a CDS encoding RNA polymerase sigma factor, with protein sequence MSSSWGTAEVADAAKAEVAALVRAAQRGDRMAASDLLDLLTPYIGRLCGPIALQDGPDATQEALIVIFRSLGQLREPGALFGWARVIAVREAVRIARKAARTVPDPLDDVPARDDPELAADVRDVLERLTPAHRAVLVLRDLEGLDERSVGALLGIPEPTVRTRLFRARRNFRKAWGR encoded by the coding sequence ATGAGCAGCTCATGGGGCACGGCCGAGGTCGCCGACGCGGCCAAGGCCGAGGTCGCCGCGCTCGTGCGGGCCGCCCAGCGCGGCGACCGGATGGCCGCCTCGGACCTGCTGGACCTGCTGACCCCCTACATCGGCCGCCTCTGCGGCCCGATCGCCCTCCAAGACGGCCCGGACGCCACCCAGGAGGCGCTGATCGTGATCTTCCGCAGTCTCGGCCAACTGCGCGAGCCCGGCGCCCTGTTCGGCTGGGCGCGGGTGATCGCCGTCCGGGAGGCCGTCCGCATCGCGCGCAAGGCGGCCCGGACGGTCCCGGATCCGCTCGACGACGTTCCCGCGCGGGACGATCCGGAGCTCGCCGCCGACGTGCGCGACGTACTGGAGCGGCTGACTCCCGCGCACCGGGCGGTACTTGTCCTGCGCGACCTCGAAGGGCTGGACGAGCGCTCCGTCGGCGCGCTCCTCGGCATACCCGAACCCACCGTGCGGACCCGACTGTTCCGGGCCCGCCGTAACTTCCGGAAGGCGTGGGGACGTTGA